In Aythya fuligula isolate bAytFul2 chromosome 6, bAytFul2.pri, whole genome shotgun sequence, the following are encoded in one genomic region:
- the RPRM gene encoding protein reprimo, whose protein sequence is MNGSAAGGTAAAGLLAGAGSAALELERALRCCTAASVVTDGGGGAAAAAAADDERSVYIMRVVQIAVMCVLALTVVFGIFFLGCNLLIKSEGMINFLVKDRRPSKEAEAVVVGPY, encoded by the coding sequence ATGAACGGCTCGGCGGCGGGCggcacggcggcggcggggctgctgGCGGGCGCCGGGAGCGCGgcgctggagctggagcgggcGCTGCGCTGCTGCACCGCCGCCTCCGTGGTCAccgacggcggcggcggggcggcggcggcggcggcggcggacGACGAGCGGAGCGTGTACATCATGCGGGTGGTGCAGATCGCCGTCATGTGCGTCCTCGCCCTCACCGTCGTCTTCGGCATCTTCTTCCTCGGCTGCAACCTGCTCATCAAGTCCGAGGGCATGATCAACTTTCTGGTCAAGGACCGGCGGCCGTCCAAGGAGGCGGAGGCGGTGGTGGTGGGGCCCTACTga